The candidate division TA06 bacterium B3_TA06 nucleotide sequence CATCGCAGACCACCACTTCAGGCTCAACGTGGAACCAGCGAAGATAGGTTGTCAAAGTTTGCTCAAAGAACTCCATGCTCGCTCGGCCAGAAAGTTCGCCTATGTGCGGAGACAGCCATACGCGGTTGCCTGCAGCCACTGCAAAAGAGCCCTTCATCTCGGCACCTACCGCAAGCGAAGGTGGGAAGCAGAAAGGCGTTTCGATAGGGGCCGGAGCAAACCCACGGGCCCTGCGGATCAAGTGAATTTCACCCCGCGAGGATACTTCGTCTCCTCGCGGGGACCCCGACGGAGAATCAGAAGACACCAAGGCGACCGAATCATCGATGCGGTTGGCAATTCTCCGGTTGTGAGCGAGCACCGCGTCAATCACATCCCCCACCTTATCGAAAAGCTCTAGCTCATCCGCGATGATCGGCTCATCACCCCTATTCGCGCTGGTTGCGACCAAAGGATTCAATCTCTTCCCTTCGAGGTCTGTGGCGAACATCAGGTGATGAATCGGGGTGTAGGCAAGCATGATGCCTACGCCTGGATTGAGGGGAGCAAGTGCTGCCCTTATATCCTCACCCACATCCGGATTCCACGGCAAAAGAAGGATCGGGGCAGCGGGCGCCCGTAACACAAGCTCCTCTTCCCGAGAGATAACCGCTAAGCTTCTTGCCTGCTCGATATTCGCACACATCACGGCCAGCGGCTTATGTGCCCTGCGTTTGCGCTTCCTTAATCTTTCCACAGATTCAGGGTCCATCGCGTCGCACATCAGGTGATACCCTCCCAGGCCTTTTACCGCAACGGTCTTTTCTGAAAGCAGTAGCCGCACCGTCTCCTTGATAGGATCTTTGCATCTCAGCACTCTCCCAGACGCGTCAAATAGCACCAGCTCAGGCCCGCAAACCGGACATGCATCCGGCTGTGCATGAAAGCGGCGGTCTGAAGGATCATCGTACTCCCTCTGGCAGTCTTCGCACATCTTGAATTCAGCCATGGTTGTTTTTGGTCGATCGTAGGGGAGGGATGAGATGATGGTATATCGAGGTCCGCAGTCGGTGCAGTTGGTGAAGGCATAGCGATGCCTTCTATCCGGAGGGTTCAGTATCTCTCGTCTGCAGTTATGGCAGGTGGCGAGATCTGCTGAGACCTGAAGTTCCTGTGACGCCTGGCCCGCCTCGCTTTGCAGGATCCTGAATCCTCTGAGCCCCTGCTCCTCGGCCTTTTGAACCTCGATCCCTGTGATGCACGATGCGGGCGGCGGGTTGTTCCTCAGTTCATAAACGAATCCCTCGATGGCTTCTCTTGATCCTTCGAGAAATATCACCACCCCGCCGAGGTCGTTTAAAACAAAGCCCGCGAGGCCGCGTCTTGTGGCCTCGCGGTAACAGAATGGTCGCAAGCCCACCCCTTGAACGGCTCCCGCAACCCGGATATTTACAGCCGACATCTTCTCTCCGGATGCGCTCTAGTCCATTGCCTTAAAGCAATAGCTGACGATCGCGGGGCTGGCGATTTTTAGATTTACTTCTTCTTCGGTTTCTTAGCCACAGGCTTTTTCTTTGCAGCTGGCTTCTTCTTGGCAGCGGTCTTTTTCGGCGCTTTCTTTTCAGGCTCCTCTGCAGGCGTGGTCACTTCAAGCTTCTCCGGTATCTCGATCTCCTCCTCTTTGATCTCAAGCAGGTTGCGCTCATCCTTCTTTCTAGCGAGCACGAGGTAGACGAGTGTGTTGCCAGAAAACCAGATGGCCATCCCGTAAGCCAGAACCAAGAGGATAAACGCGTGGTAGGCGATGGAGAAGAGTATCGTGCCTACCATCGCCGACCAGTTCGGGAC carries:
- the hypF gene encoding carbamoyltransferase HypF; translated protein: MSAVNIRVAGAVQGVGLRPFCYREATRRGLAGFVLNDLGGVVIFLEGSREAIEGFVYELRNNPPPASCITGIEVQKAEEQGLRGFRILQSEAGQASQELQVSADLATCHNCRREILNPPDRRHRYAFTNCTDCGPRYTIISSLPYDRPKTTMAEFKMCEDCQREYDDPSDRRFHAQPDACPVCGPELVLFDASGRVLRCKDPIKETVRLLLSEKTVAVKGLGGYHLMCDAMDPESVERLRKRKRRAHKPLAVMCANIEQARSLAVISREEELVLRAPAAPILLLPWNPDVGEDIRAALAPLNPGVGIMLAYTPIHHLMFATDLEGKRLNPLVATSANRGDEPIIADELELFDKVGDVIDAVLAHNRRIANRIDDSVALVSSDSPSGSPRGDEVSSRGEIHLIRRARGFAPAPIETPFCFPPSLAVGAEMKGSFAVAAGNRVWLSPHIGELSGRASMEFFEQTLTTYLRWFHVEPEVVVCDAHPDYLSTRWAERYAEDKGIRLYRVQHHHAHVASVMFEHEIEEEVIGLALDGTGYGPHPADDYSSIWGCELLYVHDRGGRFKRLGHLKPLPLVGGELAIRRPRRMAAGVIADLFGKDKAIEMFGKEGEIAGKLLERENDVLRVLRGVVRGVLRASSAGRLFDAVAGLIGLVDEITFEAQAPVALESLCPADLEAKSGYPFEIGSNLILDPAPCFAAIIEDMEKGLAPSEISARFHLGFARVLVDWLVRAREMTGTSTVALSGGVFVNRTLVRLLNNLARKERLLPLLPRLIPATDGGLAAGQLLAARALIELEPIKAQTT